The Arachis duranensis cultivar V14167 chromosome 2, aradu.V14167.gnm2.J7QH, whole genome shotgun sequence genome has a window encoding:
- the LOC107473242 gene encoding acid phosphatase 1, which produces MMLMTNKMVRRAFAALMYLLMSSLAKVEAMMRRRRQRQSENDNNDGYCLSWRLGVEANNVRSWKTVPLECYNHVQQYMTGGQYLQDMNLIATFTYRDNYMCRCDPFDSAKFKAWIMKGMCPANPAVLQLFKTLRERGFKVFLLTGRDQATLGKITTDNLHNQGFIGYERLILRTAEYKGQSAVRYKSAIRKEIEGQGYRIWGNVGDQWSDLQGECLGTRTFKLPNPMYFIS; this is translated from the exons ATGATGTTAATGACGAATAAGATGGTGCGACGAGCATTTGCGGCACTGATGTATTTGCTGATGTCATCGCTGGCGAAGGTGGAGGCGATGATGCGAAGACGGAGACAAAGGCAGAGTGAAAATGATAACAACGACGGTTATTGCCTGAGCTGGAGGTTAGGAGTGGAGGCCAACAATGTGCGGTCGTGGAAGACAGTGCCACTGGAATGCTACAATCACGTGCAGCAGTACATGACTGGTGGTCAGTACCTGCAGGATATGAACCTCATC gcGACATTCACTTATAGAGATAATTATATGTGCAGATGCGATCCATTTGATTCAGCAAAATTTAAGGCATGGATTATGAAGGGAATGTGTCCAGCAAATCCTGCCGTATTACAATTGTTCAAAacactaagagagagaggattcAAGGTATTCTTGCTAACTGGAAGAGACCAAGCAACACTTGGTAAAATTACCACTGACAACTTGCATAACCAAGGTTTCATTGGTTATGAACGTCTTATTTTGAG GACGGCAGAATACAAAGGGCAAAGTGCAGTGAGATACAAGTCAGCAATTAGGAAGGAGATTGAAGGACAAGGTTACAGGATATGGGGCAACGTTGGAGACCAGTGGAGTGACCTCCAAGGAGAGTGTTTGGGCACTCGTACTTTCAAGCTCCCAAATCCCATGTATTTCATTTCTTGA
- the LOC107473289 gene encoding uncharacterized protein LOC107473289 — protein MKLVWYCIQSELNTSLFCHHGRCSGCSRGDHAPWLSLSILTLQIMAYRRKQAGLSRASTFKEEFHLQQQPLDLSLENNGIATTNMNDASRHLRSSATLSSSFSFTPTSSTSSLAAAQAIKASLRDPSSLTFSSTKSSFAAPEHHRSKSYDISGDALGRGDPKSGFWGVVAQKGKDILDDNDKLRLQSFNNNTFAPAARPYQEGKTGELRSQLIKANVNGSFPDREDSNKDTGTWNPWPQQSGGPTSNPTAIHETQLKASRDVAMATAAKAKLLLRELKTVKADLAFAKARCAQLEEENKLLRDREGREKGQNRADDDLIRLQLETLLAEKARLANENETCCRENRFLREIVEYHQLSMQDVVSLDDDEEEGMDEVTELYPIDTNGMLSIFRGPQEKKEEHYHEDNKNVSKDDHNEVSPCTSASVDEQAKK, from the exons ATGAAACTGGTATGGTATTGTATTCAATCCGAATTGAATACATCATTATTTTGTCATCACGGTAGATGCAGTGGCTGTTCCCGTGGTGATCACGCGCCGTGGCTGAGTCTGAGCATTCTTACATTACAAATAATGGCGTATAGAAGAAAGCAAGCAGGATTGTCAAGGGCTTCCACCTTCAAGGAAGAGTTTCATTTGCAGCAACAACCATTGGATTTATCGCTGGAAAACAATGGAATTGCAACTACAAACATGAACGATGCTTCTCGTCATCTTCGTTCATCAGCAACTTTGTCCTCTTCCTTTTCCTTTACTCCAACATCTTCGACATCCTCTCTCGCTGCTGCTCAGGCCATCAAAGCCTCTCTTCGTGATCCATCCTCCCTCACTTTTTCCTCCACTAAATCTTCGTTTGCCGCCCCTGAACATCACCGATCCAag TCATATGATATTAGCGGAGATGCTTTAGGGAGAGGTGACCCCAAGTCTGGTTTCTGGGGAGTGGTGGCTCAAAAAGGCAAGGATATTCTGGACGACAACGATAAACTAAGATTGCaatcttttaataataataccTTTGCTCCAGCTGCTCGACCTTATCAG GAAGGGAAAACAGGAGAGCTGAGAAGTCAATTAATAAAGGCGAATGTAAATGGTAGTTTTCCTGATCGCGAAGACTCAAATAAAGACACTGGAACGTGGAATCCATGGCCTCAGCAATCAGGAGGCCCCACATCCAACCCCACCGCTATCCATGAAACTCAACTCAAGGCATCCCGCGAC GTGGCAATGGCAACTGCTGCTAAAGCAAAACTACTTCTACGGGAGCTAAAAACCGTTAAAGCAGATTTGGCTTTTGCTAAAGCAAGGTGTGCTCAACTAGAAGAAGAGAACAAGTTACTTCGGGACCGTGAGGGTCGTGAGAAGGGACAAAACCGTGCAGATGATGATTTG ATTCGGCTTCAATTAGAGACGCTGCTGGCGGAGAAAGCTCGGTTGGCGAATGAGAATGAGACATGTTGTCGTGAAAATCGTTTTCTAAGAGAGATCGTGGAGTACCATCAACTGAGTATGCAAGATGTAGTGTCTCtagatgatgatgaggaggagggcATGGACGAAGTCACAGAACTATATCCTATAGATACCAAtggcatgctatccatctttcGTGGaccacaagaaaaaaaagaggaacaTTATCATGAAGATAATAAGAATGTATCGAAAGATGATCATAATGAGGTTTCTCCTTGTACCTCAGCTTCTGTAGATGAGCaagcaaaaaaataa